From the genome of Streptomyces sp. JH34:
CTGGTCGTGCGACGCCCGAAAGTTCCACCTGTACCGCACCGGGGCGATTTCCTCCGGCACCACCTGGGCAAAGCAGCCGAGCTGGTCGTCGCTCCTGCAGTCGCAGTCGTTCGCCCACGGGTACAAGACCTGTTCCGACGACTACGTGCTGTGGAACGTGCAGGCAGGCGCCCAGTACGCGGCCAACGCCGGCGCGTCGACCCTCACCCTGGGGATGCGGGCCGACGCCGAGAGCGATGAGTACACCTGGCGCAAGTTCCGCGCCACGTCGGCCACCCTCTACGTGGAGTACAACCGCAAGCCCAACGAGCCCACGGCGGGCACCACCACCCCGGGCGGCGCCTGCCTGGCAGCCCCGTCCAGCCGACCCGTCGCCAAGACGAACATCGTGCTCTCCGCGACGGCGACCGACCCGGACAAGAACCTCTCCAAGCTGCGCTTCCGGTGGTGGAAGTCGGGCGCCACCGTGCCCTCGGGCACCCTGGTCACCCCCAACAGCGGCGGCAAGGCGACGCTGACCATTCCGTCCAGCAGCCTCACCGACAAGACCACCTACCGGTGGGACGTCCGGGCGGAGGACAGCGAGGGCGCGGACTCCACTTACTTCCCACCCGGTGACCAGCCCTGCCAGTTCACCGTCGACGCCTCCGCACCACCGCGGCCCGACGTGACCAGCGTGGACTTCCCGGAGGCGACGTCGGACGGCTTGACCTGGTCCGAGAAGAAGTTCGGCCTGAGCGGCACCTTCACCTTCAGCTCACCGGGTGCCACCAAGTTCGCCTACACGCTCGTCGGCGCCACGTACACCGAGAAAGCCGCCACCCTCACCACGGACGAGTCGGGCAACGCCGTCGGTGTGCTCTCCCTCACCCTGACCCCGCCCAGCGCAGGGCCCAACAGCATGCGCGTCTACGCCTACGACTCGGTCGGCAACAAGTCGAAGGAGTACACCGACTACCTCTTCTACGTGCCGCCGCGGGACACCGCGGACGCTCCGGGAGACCTCAGCGGTGACGGCCGCGCCGACCTGCTCACCATCAACGCGAGCGGCAACCTCCGCTCCTACTCCGGCCTGCCCGACGGTGAGCTCTACGTCTCCCTCACCGCCGGATACGCCTCCGGCGGGGCACTGAACCCGACCGGCCACTGGTACGCCCCCGCAACCGACAAGGCCGCGTTGATCTCCCACCACACCGACGTCTACCCCGGTGACGGTGTCACCGACCTCTTCGCCCGCACCCCCGACGGCGGGTTCTGGCTGTACCCGGGCGACGGCTACGGCAGCTTCGACGTCGACAAGCGGCTGGCGGTCCGCCTGCCCGCCGGCTCCCCGGACCCGGCGAGCTGGGTCCAGCTCAAGGCCGTCGGTGACATCACCGGCGACCAGCGGCCGGAAGTGTTCCTGCGCACCGGCGACGCCTACTGGGCGCTGATCGGCTACACGGGCGGTTCCTTCCAGGAAGCCGTCCGGATGAATCCCGACGCGTGGGCGATACGCGACATCGTCAACGTCGCCGACATCGACCTCGACGGAACCCCCGACCTCCTCTGGAGGAACACCTCCAACGGGAACGTGTACGTACGGCACGGCAAGCCCGGAACGGTCGCCGGCAGCGTGGACCTGGCCTCCCTGAAAACGGCGGCGGCCTCCCGCGAGGGCATCGACACCCCGTACGGGAACTCGTGGACCGGCGCCGCCATCGACACCGCCATCGGTATCCCGGACGTGAACAACGACCGCATCCCCGATATATGGGCGCGCTTCACGGTCGACGGATCGGTGAAGGTCTACCACCCGTCCAAGACCAACACCAACGGGCCCGCGAAGACCGTGATCTCCGGCGGCTGGGGCGACGTCAAGGCCTTCGGCTGACGTCGTGGCCGGATCGAGCCGGGAAGCCCGGACCGCAGCTGTGCGGCCCGGGCTTGCCGGCTCCTCGGCGTTCGGGCTTCCGGCTCGTTCCGTCCCGTGTCGTCCCGGACGGGAGCACCGCCCTCTCCCCCACGTGACCGACCCCACCCCCCACTCCGTTCAAACTCCCGCAACAATGAACACGTGATCACCTCGTCCGCACGGAGCCCCCGCCGCACCGAGCACGCGCCGACGCCCTACGTCGACCTGACCCGGGCGGAGTGGAGCGCGCTGCGTGACAAGACCCCGCTGCCCCTGACCGCCGAGGAGGTCGAGAAGCTGAGAGGCCTCGGTGACGTCATCGACCTCGACGAGGTCCGGGACGTCTATCTGCCGCTCTCACGGCTGCTCAACCTCTACGTCCAGAAGACCTCCGGCCTGCGCGGCGCCCTGAACACCTTCCTGGGTGACGCGGGCAACGGGCACGGCGAGCAGCGCGGCACCCCGTTCGTCATAGGGGTCGCCGGAAGTGTCGCCGTGGGCAAGTCCACCACCGCCCGCATCCTTCAGGCCCTGCTGGCACGGTGGCCGGAGCACCCCCGGGTGGAGCTGGTGACGACCGACGGCTTCCTGCTGCCCATGAAGGAGCTCCAGTCGCGGGGCCTGATGTCCCGCAAGGGGTTCCCCGAGTCGTACGACCGGCGGGCGCTGACCCGGTTCGTCGCCGACATCAAGGCCGGCAAGGACGAGGTGACGGCTCCCGTCTACTCGCACCTGATCTACGACATCGTGCCGGGCGAGCGGCTGACCGTACGCCGCCCCGACATCCTGATCGTCGAAGGGCTGAACGTGCTGCAGCCCGCGCTGCCCGGCAAGGACGGCCGGACCAGGGTCGGGCTCGCGGACTACTTCGACTTCAGCGTGTACGTCGACGCCCGCGCCGAGGACATCGAGACCTGGTACCTCCACCGCTTCCGCAGGCTGCGTGAGACGGCGTTCCAGAACCCGTTCTCGTACTTCCGCAAGTACACGCAGGTCTCCGAGGAGGAGGCGCTGGACTACGCGCGCACCATGTGGCGGACCATCAACCGGCCCAATCTGCTGGAGAACGTGGCGCCGACGCGCGGCCGTGCCACTCTGGTGCTGCGCAAGGGGCCGGACCACAAGGTCCAGCGCCTGTCACTGCGCAAGCTCTGATCCCGGAAAGGGTGCACCGTGCTGCATCTGCGCCTCATCGTGCCCGCCGACCGCACCGACGAGGTGCTGGAGCTGATCGGGCGGACCGTGGGCACCACCCACGTCGCGGTGCTCGCGGGCGCCGCGCGGAACCCGGCGGGCGATGTGGTCATGTGCGACGTGGCGCGCGAGGCGGGCGACGAACTGATCGGCGCCCTGCGGCGGATGGACATCGACAGCGTCGGCTCGATCACGGTCGAGAACATGGACCTCACCCTCTCCCGGCACGCCGACGAGGCCGAACGGGCAGCGCCGGGAGAAGGCGCGGACGCGGTCCTCTGGGAAGAGCTGAGCGAGGTCACCCACGAGGAGTCGACGTTCAGCGTCACCTATGTGGCCTTCCTGGCCCTCGCGACGATGCTCGCCGCGTGCGGGGTGATGCTGGACAACGCGGTCCTGATCGTGGGAGCCATGGCGGTGGGGCCGGAGTTCGGGCCGCTGGCGGGTATCTCGACGGCGCTGGTGCAGCGGGCGCCCCGGCTGGTGGGGCGGTCGCTGTGGGCGCTGATCGGCGGCTTCGCCGCGGCCATGGCGATCACGGCGGGCTTCGCCTGGCTGATGGACCTGCTGGGCCTGTTCACCGAGGACATGGTCACGGCGGAGCGGCCCAACACCGGCTTCATCTGGCACCCGGACTGGATGTCGTTCGTGGTCGCGCTGCTGGCGGGCATCGCGGGGACGCTCTCGCTGACCTCGGCGAAGTCGGGTGCGCTGATCGGTGTGGCGATCTCGGTGACCACGGTTCCGGCGGCCGCCAACGCCGCGGTCGCGTTCAGCTATCAGGACCTCCAGCAGACCTGGGGGTCGTCGGTACAGCTGCTGGCCAACCTCGGCGGCATCGTGCTCGCGGGGACGCTGACACTGCTGGTGCAGCGGGCCGTGTGGAACATGCGGCGCCGGACGGTTCCGGCCGTCCGGCGGGCACCGGGCGTTCCCAGGTGACCGCGGCCCTGTCGAAGGGGTGACGAACCGGCAGCTTCACGGGCGCGGAGACTGCCGTACCGGGTACAGGCGGCAGCGGCAGCGCCGATGACACGATCCCGGCATGACCGACACCCCGGATCTGATCTTGAATCCCAGGAACAGACGTGCCCTGTGGTGCTCCGTAGCCCTCGGAGCGGCCGGGACCGGCCTGGCAGCGATACGCCTGGCGTACGTGGCCGGGTTCCCGGACCCGGCGGCGGCTGTGGGCCTGCTGCTCGCGGTACTGGGTCTCGTCTGCCTGTACGCCGCGACCGCCCGGGTGAGCGCCGGTGTCCACGGTCTGCGCTCCTGGACGCTGCTGCGCCGCCGGAGCATGCCGTGGTCCGACGTCGCGGACCTGCGTACGTACATCCAGTACGGGCGTAACCAGGAGATCCACCGTGTCAGCGTCTGAGGGGCAGTGACGGCGACACCGTCCACAGGAGCTGGCACGTCGCCGAGCTCGACGACGCGGGCACACCGGTCCGCCTCGCCGCCGCCCCGGACGACCTGACCCGCATCATCCGTGAGCTGGAGCGGAGCCGCGGGCCTCACGGCGCCGGACGGGCCCGGCCGTGAGGCCGGGCCCGTCCGGGAGTTGACGGCAGATCAGCCGAGAGCGGACTTGACCACGTCGGCCAGCTGCCCGGCCACGGCACGCGCCTGCTCCAGGTCGGCGGCCTCGACCATGACCCGTACGAGCGGCTCGGTGCCCGACTTGCGCAGGAGCACGCGCCCGGTGTCACCCAGCTCGTGCTCGGCACGGGACACCGCGTTGGCCACCTCGGGCGAGGTGTCCACGCGGGACTTGTCGACGTCCGGCACATTGACCAGGACCTGCGGGAGGCGCTGCATGACGCCGGCCAGGTCGGCGAGCGTGCGCCCGGTGGCGCTGACGCGGGCCGCGAGCATGAGCCCGGTCAGCGTGCCGTCACCCGTCGTGGCGTGGTCCAGGACGATGACGTGGCCGGACTGCTCGCCGCCCAGCGCGAAGCCTTCGGCCTTCATCGACTCGAGGACGTAGCGGTCGCCGACGGCGGTCTGGACGAGCTGGATGCCCTCCCGCTCCATGGCCGTCTTGAAGCCGAGGTTCGACATGACCGTGCCGACGACGGTGTCCTTGCGCAGGTGGCCGGCCTCGCGCATCGCGACGGCGAGCACGGCCAGGATCTGGTCGCCGTCGATCTCCTCGCCGTTCGCGTCCACCGCCAGGCAGCGGTCCGCGTCACCGTCGTGGGCGATGCCCAGGTCGGCGCGGTGCTCGACGACGGCGGCCCGCAGCAGGTCGAGGTGGGTGGAGCCGCAGCCGTCGTTGATGTTCAGGCCGTCCGGTTCCGCACCGATGGTGACGACCTCGGCCCCGGCCCGGGCGAACGCCTCGGGCGAGACACGGGCGGCGGCACCGTGGGCCTCGTCGAGAACGACCTTCAGGCCGTCCAGCCGGTTGGGGAGGACGGCGATGAGGTGGGCGACGTAGCGGTCGAAGCCCTCGGTGTAGTCGGTGACGCGTCCCACGCCCGCGCCGGTCGGGCGCTCCCAGGGCTCCCCGGTGCGGTGCTGCTCGTAGACCGACTCGATGCGGTCCTCCAGCTCGTCGGCGAGCTTGTGCCCACCGCGGGCGAAGAACTTGATGCCGTTGTCCGGCATCGCGTTGTGGCT
Proteins encoded in this window:
- a CDS encoding FG-GAP-like repeat-containing protein, which encodes MDATGLLKSDDVRYPLFIDPSIQPPWKAWTVAYKPYPNSSFYNGTNFSSGTSDARVGHENETRGTARSFWRMGFSSSLKGATVTKAQFKVLNNHSWSCDARKFHLYRTGAISSGTTWAKQPSWSSLLQSQSFAHGYKTCSDDYVLWNVQAGAQYAANAGASTLTLGMRADAESDEYTWRKFRATSATLYVEYNRKPNEPTAGTTTPGGACLAAPSSRPVAKTNIVLSATATDPDKNLSKLRFRWWKSGATVPSGTLVTPNSGGKATLTIPSSSLTDKTTYRWDVRAEDSEGADSTYFPPGDQPCQFTVDASAPPRPDVTSVDFPEATSDGLTWSEKKFGLSGTFTFSSPGATKFAYTLVGATYTEKAATLTTDESGNAVGVLSLTLTPPSAGPNSMRVYAYDSVGNKSKEYTDYLFYVPPRDTADAPGDLSGDGRADLLTINASGNLRSYSGLPDGELYVSLTAGYASGGALNPTGHWYAPATDKAALISHHTDVYPGDGVTDLFARTPDGGFWLYPGDGYGSFDVDKRLAVRLPAGSPDPASWVQLKAVGDITGDQRPEVFLRTGDAYWALIGYTGGSFQEAVRMNPDAWAIRDIVNVADIDLDGTPDLLWRNTSNGNVYVRHGKPGTVAGSVDLASLKTAAASREGIDTPYGNSWTGAAIDTAIGIPDVNNDRIPDIWARFTVDGSVKVYHPSKTNTNGPAKTVISGGWGDVKAFG
- the coaA gene encoding type I pantothenate kinase, encoding MITSSARSPRRTEHAPTPYVDLTRAEWSALRDKTPLPLTAEEVEKLRGLGDVIDLDEVRDVYLPLSRLLNLYVQKTSGLRGALNTFLGDAGNGHGEQRGTPFVIGVAGSVAVGKSTTARILQALLARWPEHPRVELVTTDGFLLPMKELQSRGLMSRKGFPESYDRRALTRFVADIKAGKDEVTAPVYSHLIYDIVPGERLTVRRPDILIVEGLNVLQPALPGKDGRTRVGLADYFDFSVYVDARAEDIETWYLHRFRRLRETAFQNPFSYFRKYTQVSEEEALDYARTMWRTINRPNLLENVAPTRGRATLVLRKGPDHKVQRLSLRKL
- a CDS encoding DUF389 domain-containing protein; the protein is MLHLRLIVPADRTDEVLELIGRTVGTTHVAVLAGAARNPAGDVVMCDVAREAGDELIGALRRMDIDSVGSITVENMDLTLSRHADEAERAAPGEGADAVLWEELSEVTHEESTFSVTYVAFLALATMLAACGVMLDNAVLIVGAMAVGPEFGPLAGISTALVQRAPRLVGRSLWALIGGFAAAMAITAGFAWLMDLLGLFTEDMVTAERPNTGFIWHPDWMSFVVALLAGIAGTLSLTSAKSGALIGVAISVTTVPAAANAAVAFSYQDLQQTWGSSVQLLANLGGIVLAGTLTLLVQRAVWNMRRRTVPAVRRAPGVPR
- the glmM gene encoding phosphoglucosamine mutase, producing the protein MGRLFGTDGVRGVANADLTAELALGLSVAAAHVLAEVGTFEGHRPTAVVGRDPRASGEFLEAAVVAGLASAGVDVLRVGVLPTPAVAYLTGSLGADIGVMLSASHNAMPDNGIKFFARGGHKLADELEDRIESVYEQHRTGEPWERPTGAGVGRVTDYTEGFDRYVAHLIAVLPNRLDGLKVVLDEAHGAAARVSPEAFARAGAEVVTIGAEPDGLNINDGCGSTHLDLLRAAVVEHRADLGIAHDGDADRCLAVDANGEEIDGDQILAVLAVAMREAGHLRKDTVVGTVMSNLGFKTAMEREGIQLVQTAVGDRYVLESMKAEGFALGGEQSGHVIVLDHATTGDGTLTGLMLAARVSATGRTLADLAGVMQRLPQVLVNVPDVDKSRVDTSPEVANAVSRAEHELGDTGRVLLRKSGTEPLVRVMVEAADLEQARAVAGQLADVVKSALG